A portion of the Pseudoxanthomonas sp. JBR18 genome contains these proteins:
- the phoB gene encoding phosphate regulon transcriptional regulator PhoB, producing the protein MQKRILIVDDEPAIRDMVAFALRKGEFEPVHAGDAREAQGAIADKVPDLILLDWMLPGTSGLDLARRWRKDALTREIPIIMLTARGEENDRVGGLEAGVDDYVVKPFSSRELLARIRAVMRRTREDEEDGSISVGTLRIDGAAHRVFAEDTPVPIGPTEYRLLHFFMTHPERVYSRTQLLDHVWGGSVYVEERTVDVHIRRLRKTLEPHGADNMVQTVRGSGYRFSVST; encoded by the coding sequence GTGCAGAAACGCATCCTGATCGTCGACGACGAACCGGCCATCCGCGACATGGTCGCCTTTGCCCTGCGCAAGGGTGAATTCGAACCGGTCCACGCCGGCGACGCCCGCGAGGCGCAGGGCGCCATCGCCGACAAGGTCCCCGATTTGATCCTGCTGGACTGGATGCTCCCGGGCACCAGCGGCCTGGACCTGGCCCGGCGCTGGCGCAAGGACGCCCTGACCCGCGAGATCCCCATCATCATGCTCACCGCCCGTGGCGAGGAGAACGATCGCGTGGGCGGGCTGGAAGCCGGCGTGGACGACTACGTGGTCAAGCCGTTCTCCTCGCGCGAGCTGCTGGCGCGCATCCGCGCGGTGATGCGCCGCACCCGCGAGGACGAGGAAGACGGCAGCATTTCGGTGGGCACCCTGCGCATCGACGGCGCCGCCCATCGCGTGTTCGCCGAGGACACGCCGGTGCCGATCGGCCCCACCGAGTACCGCCTGCTGCACTTCTTCATGACCCATCCCGAGCGCGTCTACAGCCGGACCCAGCTGCTGGATCACGTCTGGGGCGGCAGCGTGTACGTGGAGGAGCGCACCGTGGACGTGCATATCCGCCGCCTGCGCAAGACCCTCGAACCGCATGGCGCGGACAACATGGTCCAGACCGTGCGTGGCTCCGGTTACCGGTTCTCGGTCTCCACCTGA
- a CDS encoding M48 family metalloprotease has protein sequence MRLTLLATALTLLVAAPISRAQTERLPDIGSSAGELLTPTRQREYGAMTLRELRNYGYLLDDPLIDDWLDKVGQKLATNSDRPQQPFTFFMLRDRQINAFATLGGYIAVNSGLVLTATREDEVAAVLSHEIAHVTQQHVLRGVERAQRDQIPILLGMLGAIVAAQAAGGNSSGDASQAAIFSGLGLMQQRQIDYTRSNESEADRLGIRTLARAGYDPEAMADFFARMQQVMRANRGGEREQVPDYLQTHPVTTTRISEAHDRAERIEREQNVITTVTTPGGKITESSPREGNYAAGMPSTNPLLPFQVSLPESSFQAGATGLFAWAHERLRVLSANTPGDAVREYEGIRRSTGELTAPQQYGLALAELRSNDTLSAATHFAALLKADPDNVWLGLALAEAQARNGDMAAAKQRFEALRKHRPDSRPIALTYAQALNAQGTAAGGKQAQAILQPLLGGADDDPIFQQAYARACELAGDSAKAGEAYAQVAYLNGRPEQALTQLQNLKRRETLDYYDRARVDARIAAITPEVLELRDAGIRDPDLDRNR, from the coding sequence GTGCGCCTGACCCTGCTGGCCACCGCCCTCACCCTGCTGGTCGCCGCGCCGATCAGCCGCGCCCAGACCGAGCGGCTGCCCGACATCGGCTCGTCCGCCGGCGAGCTGCTCACGCCGACCCGGCAGCGCGAGTACGGCGCGATGACGCTGCGCGAGCTGCGCAACTACGGCTACCTGCTGGACGATCCGCTGATCGACGACTGGCTCGACAAGGTCGGCCAGAAGCTCGCCACCAACAGCGACCGCCCGCAGCAGCCGTTCACCTTTTTCATGCTGCGCGACCGTCAGATCAACGCCTTCGCCACCCTCGGCGGCTATATCGCAGTCAACTCTGGACTGGTGTTGACCGCAACGCGCGAGGACGAGGTCGCTGCGGTGCTCTCACACGAGATCGCCCATGTCACCCAACAACACGTCCTGCGCGGCGTCGAACGCGCGCAGCGCGATCAGATTCCCATCCTGCTGGGCATGCTCGGGGCGATCGTCGCGGCCCAGGCAGCGGGAGGAAATTCCAGCGGGGATGCCTCCCAGGCCGCCATCTTCAGCGGCCTGGGGCTGATGCAGCAGCGCCAGATCGACTACACGCGCTCCAACGAATCCGAAGCCGACCGTCTGGGCATCCGCACCCTGGCCCGGGCCGGTTACGACCCGGAGGCGATGGCCGACTTCTTTGCCCGCATGCAACAGGTCATGCGCGCCAACCGGGGGGGCGAACGCGAGCAGGTGCCCGACTACCTGCAGACCCACCCGGTGACGACCACCCGCATCAGCGAAGCCCACGACCGCGCCGAACGCATCGAGCGCGAGCAGAACGTGATCACCACCGTGACCACCCCCGGCGGCAAGATCACCGAATCCAGCCCGCGCGAAGGCAACTACGCGGCAGGCATGCCCAGCACCAATCCCCTGCTGCCGTTCCAGGTCTCGCTGCCGGAGAGCAGTTTTCAGGCTGGTGCGACCGGGCTGTTCGCCTGGGCGCACGAGCGCCTGCGCGTCCTCAGCGCCAACACCCCGGGCGATGCGGTGCGCGAATACGAAGGCATCCGCCGCAGTACCGGCGAGCTGACCGCCCCGCAGCAATATGGCCTGGCCCTGGCCGAGCTGCGCAGCAACGACACACTGAGCGCCGCCACGCATTTCGCCGCGTTGCTCAAGGCCGATCCTGACAACGTATGGCTGGGCCTGGCGCTGGCCGAGGCACAGGCACGCAACGGAGACATGGCGGCGGCCAAACAGCGCTTCGAGGCGCTGCGCAAGCACCGCCCGGACAGCCGACCGATCGCCCTGACCTACGCGCAGGCACTCAATGCGCAGGGCACCGCGGCTGGCGGCAAGCAGGCGCAGGCGATCCTGCAGCCGCTGCTGGGGGGCGCGGACGACGATCCGATCTTCCAGCAGGCCTACGCCCGCGCCTGCGAACTGGCTGGCGACAGCGCCAAGGCCGGAGAGGCGTACGCCCAGGTCGCCTACCTGAACGGGCGCCCGGAGCAGGCCCTGACCCAGCTGCAGAACCTCAAGCGACGCGAAACACTCGATTATTACGACCGCGCCCGGGTCGACGCGCGCATCGCCGCGATCACGCCCGAGGTCCTTGAACTGCGCGATGCCGGCATCCGCGATCCGGACCTGGATCGCAATCGCTGA
- the ppk1 gene encoding polyphosphate kinase 1, which produces MNAATELPAETADPLRDSALYFNRELSQLDFNFRVLAQAQDPSVPLLERLRFLCISCTNLDEFFEIRAATVRHAQDFGLPAGPDGLSPATVLTRIHDRAAQLVDAQYTCWNQVLRPALDQAGVRVLSQLVWNARQKRWLRAYFRNEIMPVLSPLGLDPSHPFPKILNKSLNIVVVLKGKDAFGRAGHLAIVRAPRSLSRIIQLPQRISGGEHDFVLLSSVLSAFVDDLFPGMEVKGAYQFRVTRNSELVVDEEEVENLALALRDELAGRGYRPAVRLEIAHDCPKAIVGTLLENFGLTENAVYRINGAVNLNRVSQVYDLVQRPELKYPAFTPRTLRDGDAMFETVADGDVLLSHPFDAFTPVLELLKQAATDPNVLAIKQTLYRTGKDSAIVDALVIAARNGKDVTVVVELRARFDEEANLGLADKLQEAGVQVVYGVVGFKTHAKMLLIVRREGKKLRRYVHLGTGNYHAGTARAYTDLGLITANPDIGNDVHLLFQQLSGLAPTTKLKCLLQSPFTLHPGVIKKIEREARLAREGRPARIIIKVNAINEVRVIRALYAASQEGVQIDLIVRGACTVRPGVPGISENIRVRSIVGRFLEHSRVYWFGNDGDPELYCASADWLERNLLHRVETCFPILDARLAARVFRDHLQNYLDDNCNAWELDADGEYHKCSPAQDQAPHSAQGTLLAKV; this is translated from the coding sequence ATGAATGCCGCCACCGAACTGCCCGCCGAGACCGCCGATCCGCTGCGCGACAGTGCCCTGTACTTCAACCGCGAGCTGTCGCAGCTGGACTTCAACTTCCGCGTCCTGGCCCAGGCACAGGATCCATCGGTCCCGTTGCTCGAGCGGTTGCGCTTCCTGTGCATCAGCTGCACCAACCTGGACGAGTTCTTCGAGATCCGCGCGGCCACCGTGCGGCATGCGCAGGATTTCGGGCTGCCGGCCGGACCGGATGGGCTGAGTCCGGCCACGGTCCTGACGCGCATCCACGACCGCGCGGCGCAGCTCGTCGACGCCCAATACACCTGCTGGAACCAGGTCCTGCGCCCGGCCCTGGACCAGGCCGGCGTGCGCGTGCTGAGTCAATTGGTGTGGAACGCCCGGCAGAAGCGCTGGCTGCGCGCCTACTTCCGCAACGAGATCATGCCGGTGCTCTCGCCCCTGGGCCTGGACCCGTCGCATCCGTTCCCCAAGATCCTCAACAAGTCGCTCAACATCGTGGTGGTGCTCAAGGGCAAGGATGCCTTCGGTCGGGCCGGGCACCTGGCGATCGTGCGTGCGCCGCGTTCGCTGTCGCGCATCATCCAGCTGCCGCAGCGCATCTCCGGCGGCGAGCACGACTTCGTGCTGCTCTCCAGCGTGCTGTCTGCCTTCGTGGACGACCTGTTCCCCGGCATGGAGGTCAAGGGCGCCTATCAGTTCCGGGTGACCCGCAACTCAGAGCTGGTGGTCGACGAGGAGGAAGTGGAGAACCTGGCCCTGGCCCTGCGCGACGAGCTGGCCGGGCGCGGCTACCGGCCCGCGGTGCGCCTGGAGATTGCCCACGACTGCCCCAAGGCCATCGTCGGCACGCTGCTGGAGAACTTCGGCCTGACCGAAAACGCGGTGTATCGCATCAATGGCGCGGTCAATCTCAACCGGGTCAGCCAGGTCTATGACCTGGTCCAGCGCCCCGAGTTGAAGTATCCGGCCTTCACCCCGCGCACGCTGCGCGACGGCGATGCCATGTTCGAGACCGTCGCCGACGGCGACGTGCTGCTCAGCCACCCCTTCGATGCCTTCACCCCGGTGCTGGAACTGCTCAAGCAGGCGGCCACCGATCCCAACGTGCTGGCCATCAAGCAGACGCTCTATCGCACCGGCAAGGACTCGGCCATCGTCGATGCCCTGGTGATCGCCGCGCGCAACGGCAAGGACGTCACGGTGGTGGTCGAACTGCGCGCGCGTTTCGACGAGGAGGCCAACCTGGGCCTGGCCGACAAGCTGCAGGAAGCCGGCGTGCAGGTGGTCTATGGCGTGGTCGGCTTCAAGACCCACGCCAAGATGCTGCTCATCGTCCGCCGCGAGGGCAAGAAGCTGCGCCGCTACGTGCACCTGGGCACCGGCAACTATCACGCCGGCACCGCGCGCGCCTACACCGATCTGGGCCTGATCACGGCCAACCCGGACATCGGCAACGACGTGCACCTGCTGTTCCAGCAACTCTCCGGACTGGCGCCCACGACCAAGCTCAAGTGCCTGTTGCAGTCGCCTTTCACCCTGCATCCGGGGGTGATCAAGAAGATCGAGCGCGAGGCGCGCCTGGCCCGTGAGGGTCGGCCGGCGCGCATCATCATCAAGGTCAACGCCATCAACGAGGTCCGGGTGATCCGGGCCCTGTACGCGGCCTCGCAGGAGGGCGTGCAGATCGACCTGATCGTGCGCGGTGCCTGCACGGTGCGCCCGGGCGTGCCGGGGATCTCGGAGAACATCCGCGTGCGCTCGATCGTGGGACGGTTCCTGGAGCACAGCCGCGTGTACTGGTTCGGCAACGACGGCGACCCGGAGCTGTACTGTGCCAGCGCGGACTGGCTGGAGCGCAATCTGTTGCACCGGGTGGAAACCTGCTTCCCGATCCTGGACGCGCGCCTGGCCGCGCGGGTGTTCCGCGATCATCTGCAGAACTATCTGGACGACAACTGCAACGCCTGGGAACTGGACGCGGACGGGGAATACCACAAGTGTTCGCCGGCGCAGGACCAGGCCCCGCACTCGGCCCAGGGCACGCTGCTGGCCAAGGTCTGA
- the phoR gene encoding phosphate regulon sensor histidine kinase PhoR: MPLHLRSAWNRTLFRLATLLLIAAVVGWLVGAFWPVLALGALGVVAWQFWHLRVVLRRLTARERLKPPRGDGVWNELDRLLHRGQADMRTRKRRLLSMLRAYRAAAAALPDAVVVIDRDTQRVLWFNKAATVLLGLRHPVDLGAPVGERLQPLPMSHWLSGGRNAEPMLDAVSPANAALRLNIRLIPYSDQYWLLVARDVSKLLRLEEMRRDFVANVSHELRTPLTVVHGYLDMLDTDEVPEWKPILEEMQKQSNRMTQLVEDLLTLSRLEVQDSLPHENIGMASMMSTLRREAEALSQRRQTIVMEDCGDIDLWGSNKELHSAFSNLVSNAVRYTPVGGTITIALAREGQGAVLSVRDTGYGIPESHLPRITERFYRVSTSRSRESGGTGLGLSIVKHVLNLHQARLEIDSAVGQGSTFSVHFGPERVHPREGAFPLQESQTA; the protein is encoded by the coding sequence ATGCCTCTGCACCTGCGCTCGGCCTGGAACCGCACCCTGTTCCGCCTCGCCACCCTCCTGCTCATCGCCGCAGTCGTCGGCTGGCTCGTCGGTGCGTTCTGGCCTGTCCTGGCGCTGGGCGCGCTGGGCGTCGTTGCCTGGCAGTTCTGGCACCTGCGCGTGGTCCTGCGCCGCCTGACGGCCCGCGAACGTCTGAAGCCGCCGCGTGGGGATGGCGTCTGGAACGAACTGGACCGCCTGCTGCACCGCGGCCAGGCCGACATGCGCACCCGCAAGCGCCGTCTGCTGTCCATGCTGCGCGCCTACCGCGCCGCGGCCGCCGCCCTGCCCGACGCGGTGGTGGTCATCGACCGCGACACCCAGCGCGTGCTGTGGTTCAACAAGGCCGCGACCGTGCTGCTGGGGCTACGCCATCCGGTCGATTTGGGCGCGCCGGTCGGCGAGCGCCTGCAGCCGTTGCCGATGTCGCACTGGCTCAGTGGCGGGCGCAACGCCGAGCCGATGCTCGACGCCGTTTCACCGGCCAATGCCGCGCTGCGTCTGAACATCCGCCTGATCCCCTATTCGGACCAGTACTGGCTGCTGGTGGCACGCGACGTCAGCAAGCTGCTGCGCCTGGAGGAAATGCGCCGGGACTTCGTGGCCAATGTCTCCCACGAACTGCGCACCCCGCTGACCGTGGTTCATGGCTACCTGGACATGCTCGACACCGACGAGGTGCCGGAGTGGAAGCCGATCCTGGAAGAGATGCAGAAGCAGTCCAACCGCATGACCCAGCTGGTGGAAGACCTGCTCACCCTTTCACGCCTCGAGGTGCAGGACAGCCTGCCGCACGAGAACATCGGCATGGCCTCGATGATGTCCACCCTGCGCCGGGAGGCCGAAGCCCTCAGCCAGCGCCGGCAGACCATCGTGATGGAAGACTGCGGCGACATCGACCTGTGGGGATCGAACAAGGAGCTGCACAGCGCCTTCTCCAACCTGGTCAGCAACGCGGTGCGCTACACCCCGGTGGGCGGCACCATCACCATCGCCCTGGCCCGCGAGGGTCAAGGCGCGGTGCTGAGCGTGCGCGATACCGGCTACGGCATCCCCGAATCGCACCTGCCGCGCATCACCGAGCGCTTCTACCGGGTCTCCACCAGCCGCTCGCGCGAAAGCGGTGGCACCGGGCTTGGGCTCTCCATCGTCAAGCACGTGCTGAACCTGCACCAGGCCCGGCTGGAGATCGACAGCGCGGTCGGCCAGGGCAGTACTTTCTCGGTCCACTTCGGTCCCGAGCGCGTGCATCCCCGCGAGGGGGCCTTCCCGCTTCAAGAGAGTCAGACCGCATGA